A genomic window from Candidatus Bathyarchaeota archaeon includes:
- a CDS encoding universal stress protein, whose protein sequence is MFSKILVPLDYSNFSKKSLQVAIEIGKKFNSKLTLIHIIEASEKYKRSGITGKIRRKQAHTISDEDIPEDSYNLLEMSKALVLIEGLSVETVFKKGNIVDEILEKAELGKFDLITMGARGQGPIRKLLLGSVSSGVLEKATCPVLVTRI, encoded by the coding sequence ATGTTTAGTAAAATACTTGTTCCTTTAGACTATTCAAATTTTTCTAAGAAATCACTTCAAGTTGCAATTGAAATTGGAAAAAAATTTAACAGTAAATTGACATTAATTCACATCATTGAAGCAAGTGAAAAATACAAAAGGTCGGGGATTACTGGAAAAATTCGAAGAAAACAGGCTCACACAATTTCTGATGAAGACATCCCCGAGGACTCCTACAATCTTTTAGAAATGAGCAAAGCATTAGTATTAATTGAGGGTCTTTCTGTAGAGACCGTTTTTAAAAAAGGCAATATTGTTGACGAAATATTAGAAAAAGCAGAATTGGGTAAATTTGATTTAATAACAATGGGCGCTAGGGGTCAGGGACCAATAAGAAAACTACTGTTAGGCAGCGTTAGTAGTGGAGTACTTGAAAAAGCCACTTGCCCAGTTCTTGTTACTAGAATTTAA
- a CDS encoding Ig-like domain repeat protein encodes MQPRSKRQKLFVAFFAVLLLLLLPIPCFAEPYERNYQLLDSPDGSTSYRLTVSITESLYEYYKSKTHLMPNYDFSMFVTPDALQPIADDLWTIYDNQEDFANGVLMLVHQIPYVESDPQKYPVEVMVENEGDCDLFSIIAASIMKAGGLDVVLLLLEQHDHMWVGVNLPESPKDARSQVYFYRHDGKKYYVAETTGGNWEKGWRVGECPEILQRAAAQVIPVTNYEISAPSQVSSGYSVPDPSEILMSLSTSLAVSQNSIEISGSLTPALAGKKVTLYVSSLGSALSSLATVFTDANGNYFYSWESPNGGIYSLRANWSGDENYSGADSTTFSLVVVPPSILILGGSLIFGLVVLIIVMRAKRTPVSEGYETYEELEFEEYPDDA; translated from the coding sequence ATGCAACCAAGGAGCAAACGTCAGAAGCTGTTCGTAGCTTTTTTCGCGGTCTTATTATTGTTGCTTTTGCCCATCCCATGCTTTGCTGAACCATACGAACGCAATTACCAACTTTTAGACAGCCCAGACGGCTCAACTAGTTATCGCTTAACAGTTTCAATAACAGAATCCCTTTACGAATACTATAAGAGTAAAACCCATTTAATGCCAAATTACGACTTTTCGATGTTTGTTACACCAGATGCACTGCAACCGATAGCAGACGACCTGTGGACAATATATGACAACCAAGAAGATTTCGCCAATGGAGTGCTCATGTTAGTGCACCAGATTCCATACGTTGAAAGTGACCCCCAAAAATATCCGGTAGAAGTCATGGTAGAAAACGAGGGAGACTGCGACTTGTTTTCCATAATCGCAGCGTCTATAATGAAAGCAGGAGGACTGGACGTAGTTTTGCTCTTGCTTGAACAACATGATCACATGTGGGTAGGAGTAAACCTCCCAGAAAGCCCAAAGGATGCCCGTTCGCAAGTGTATTTTTACAGGCATGACGGAAAAAAATACTACGTAGCCGAAACTACAGGAGGAAACTGGGAAAAAGGATGGCGAGTTGGAGAGTGCCCAGAAATTCTGCAAAGGGCAGCAGCCCAAGTAATTCCCGTAACAAATTATGAAATATCAGCCCCGAGCCAAGTTTCGTCGGGCTATTCAGTTCCTGATCCTTCAGAAATTTTGATGTCCCTTTCTACTAGTTTGGCGGTATCCCAAAACAGCATAGAAATATCGGGATCCCTTACTCCCGCGTTAGCAGGAAAAAAAGTAACATTATACGTCAGTTCATTAGGTTCAGCGTTATCCAGCCTAGCAACTGTGTTTACAGACGCCAACGGCAACTATTTCTATTCATGGGAATCCCCAAATGGAGGAATATACTCCCTGAGAGCCAACTGGTCAGGAGATGAAAACTACAGCGGCGCAGATAGTACCACCTTCAGTTTAGTTGTAGTTCCACCAAGCATACTTATTCTGGGGGGTAGCCTAATTTTTGGTTTAGTTGTTCTTATCATAGTAATGCGAGCAAAAAGAACCCCAGTATCTGAAGGATACGAAACATACGAAGAGTTAGAGTTCGAAGAATACCCTGACGATGCATGA
- the dcd gene encoding dCTP deaminase has protein sequence MLDALKTGELKLEPSDLSSCLNPAGYDLRCAQDVVLKPKQYVLVATLEKVELGLNLVAFMHIRSSLAREGIIGSFAVIDPGFRGQLTLHLSNVSDKEIKFHRGERIVQIVFHHLSSTAKNGYNGSYQDSQGIVTSKRKK, from the coding sequence ATCTTAGATGCCCTGAAAACAGGAGAACTCAAACTGGAACCTTCCGACCTTTCTAGCTGCTTAAACCCTGCAGGATACGACCTTAGATGCGCCCAAGATGTTGTATTGAAACCTAAACAATACGTTCTTGTGGCAACCCTAGAAAAAGTCGAACTAGGACTAAATCTTGTTGCTTTTATGCACATACGTTCTTCCCTTGCCAGGGAAGGAATTATAGGAAGTTTTGCGGTTATCGACCCAGGATTTCGGGGTCAACTAACATTGCACCTAAGTAACGTCAGCGATAAAGAAATCAAATTCCACAGAGGTGAAAGAATCGTCCAGATAGTTTTTCACCACTTAAGTAGCACAGCAAAAAATGGATATAATGGCTCATATCAAGACAGCCAAGGAATAGTAACAAGCAAACGAAAAAAATAA
- a CDS encoding TIGR00269 family protein, which produces MTVCTLCKRNDAVFGRSYSGEKLCKRCFCRTVEDRVRKTIARYDMLKPIDEFMLAVSGGKDSITLLHILAKLEKGFPGVKFCAGTVDEGIRDYRDEALKIAKDNCKKLGIDHVVVSFKELFGYELDEIVELIKKKQKKGLTACSYCGVLRRRALNTLAREKGFKKLVTAHNLDDETQTMLLNVIHGDPFRIGRAKPVLNVIHPKLVQRVKPLCMVPEKEVVFYSYLKGIEFQCIDCPYAQDALRNDIRDMLGRIEHKHSGTLFTVFKSMEKLQPALEDYIKQTKLTECKICGEPTVEDICRPCEMLQEIKVL; this is translated from the coding sequence GTGACGGTTTGTACCCTGTGCAAAAGAAATGATGCAGTTTTTGGCCGTAGTTATTCAGGAGAGAAACTGTGCAAACGATGTTTTTGTAGAACCGTCGAAGACAGGGTAAGAAAAACCATTGCAAGATATGACATGTTAAAGCCAATAGACGAGTTCATGCTGGCAGTTTCAGGAGGCAAAGACAGCATAACTTTACTGCACATTCTTGCCAAGCTTGAGAAAGGCTTTCCTGGAGTAAAATTTTGCGCTGGAACAGTTGATGAAGGTATACGAGATTACCGGGATGAAGCACTAAAAATTGCCAAAGACAACTGCAAAAAACTGGGAATAGACCATGTAGTTGTGTCTTTCAAAGAACTTTTTGGTTATGAACTGGACGAAATTGTAGAATTAATAAAAAAGAAACAAAAGAAGGGATTAACAGCATGCAGTTACTGCGGAGTGCTACGGCGCAGAGCCCTTAACACCTTAGCTAGGGAGAAGGGTTTCAAAAAACTCGTTACTGCTCACAATCTTGATGATGAAACCCAGACCATGCTTCTTAATGTGATTCACGGTGACCCTTTTCGAATTGGCAGGGCTAAACCTGTTTTGAATGTTATTCATCCCAAACTTGTGCAACGGGTGAAACCGTTATGCATGGTTCCAGAAAAAGAAGTCGTGTTTTATTCTTACCTTAAAGGAATCGAGTTTCAATGCATAGACTGCCCGTACGCTCAAGATGCCCTAAGAAACGACATTCGAGACATGCTCGGACGAATAGAACATAAGCACTCTGGAACATTATTCACTGTTTTCAAGTCCATGGAAAAACTTCAACCCGCATTGGAAGATTACATAAAACAAACAAAATTAACAGAATGCAAAATATGTGGAGAACCAACAGTTGAAGACATTTGTAGACCCTGCGAAATGCTCCAAGAAATAAAGGTACTTTAG
- a CDS encoding YihY/virulence factor BrkB family protein, translating into MKRQTFFEIAEQAFQKWLRNHSSLRAAALAYFIMLPLPSLFLIAMIILSQVYGFSNSFQTLMQQLTTIVGPTVANLVEQILGTVSSPFTSVITSIVSVAFTFVGAIGAFGVLQDTMNTIWEVKQPKLNFKQKIKRKVAPFFLISFLGLVIMAWTGITTFLLESITYLLVPVVSNAIYALIQVTQLILSFGLATLVFAVMYKYIPETQISWKDVRGAAILTGLIFTVTNYLIGIILETFTVTSVTGAAGAIMILLIWIYLITQLLIYGVAFSKAYSEKMGSNAPEDNETAKTEPPIIPAKSINSGHEN; encoded by the coding sequence ATGAAGCGGCAAACTTTTTTTGAAATCGCAGAACAAGCTTTTCAAAAATGGTTAAGAAACCATTCCTCGTTACGGGCTGCTGCTCTTGCATATTTCATTATGTTGCCCCTTCCTTCGCTGTTTCTTATTGCGATGATTATTTTGTCTCAGGTCTATGGGTTTTCAAACTCGTTCCAAACATTGATGCAACAACTAACAACCATCGTAGGTCCAACTGTTGCTAATTTAGTTGAACAAATTTTAGGTACTGTGTCATCCCCTTTCACGTCGGTTATTACGTCAATTGTAAGCGTTGCGTTCACATTTGTTGGAGCAATAGGAGCATTTGGAGTTTTACAAGACACAATGAACACAATCTGGGAAGTTAAACAACCCAAACTAAATTTTAAACAAAAAATCAAGCGCAAAGTGGCTCCATTCTTTTTAATTTCTTTTCTGGGACTAGTTATAATGGCATGGACAGGGATAACCACCTTTTTGTTAGAATCCATAACGTATTTGCTGGTTCCAGTTGTTTCAAACGCAATTTATGCTCTTATTCAAGTAACCCAACTCATTTTGTCTTTTGGATTAGCAACTCTGGTGTTTGCAGTAATGTACAAATATATTCCAGAAACCCAAATCAGCTGGAAAGACGTTCGCGGAGCAGCAATTCTTACAGGCTTAATTTTCACTGTAACCAACTATTTGATTGGAATAATTCTAGAAACATTCACTGTTACTTCAGTTACAGGAGCAGCAGGGGCAATAATGATTTTATTAATATGGATTTACCTAATTACGCAACTACTGATTTATGGAGTAGCATTCTCTAAAGCGTATTCAGAAAAAATGGGCTCAAATGCGCCAGAAGATAATGAAACAGCAAAAACTGAGCCACCAATTATTCCAGCAAAGTCTATAAACTCAGGACATGAAAATTAG